The genomic stretch GCAAACCCCTCTAAAACCCTCCAATGTACCTGTCAAGAAATGTACCTACAGGTTGTGTCAATGCAGCAAACATCTATTGTGATTGcctactttttttaatttaatcagtGAGAATACCAGTCATTGCCTCAATATGAGGACTCacagatgtcagcaaattccttgATGTAGACTGCCAAAGCTACCAGAATTGATGAGAGGAAATGCACAAAGAACTTGAGGGACAAATGTTTTTGCCTCAAAAAAGATAACAAAGAATGGGGACCCagtacgaaaaaaaaaaaaaaaatcccagctttTATCTGTTTCTATTGTGGCTGGCACCACATATAAAAGCCcacggtaattaacacataaaacaCGAATCCTGGTAACAACGTCGGCCACTTACATAGGCTACATAGTAAGCTCTACAAAGATTCACTGCATAAGTCTAAATCAACAGTGACTGTCTCAACAGTAAGATTTTTATACTAAAGCAGATTCAGGAACATGTGAGTATATAAAACCGTGTCAATATAAGGGTAGAAACAGTTCCCATTAATGGATTACAACCCTCTTCACATGAGGTGAGTCATCTgcatttgtttggttttcagaCACTTCTGTACTATTAAGTGCCAAGACGAATACAATTAAAGcttaaattattaattataaaaatgttaacacaaacacaagtaaGTCTTGTAATTACAACAATGTCAGGAAGTGCCTCAAGTTCTTTCTTGtagaaaaactgaacacaaaagcAGTTATTAATTCTGTTTAAACCTGACTAACCTCAGATTTACCTGTGCAGCGCTGATGTAACACATCCTATTCTTATATAAGATATGCTGCAATAGACCTGATGAAATGACAGGACAAAGGGCCAGAAAAAGAGGCATTACTTGGGGCATTATATTATTTGGGGTTTGTTAATTGTAACCAGTTTAAAACAGGTAAGTTGAGCACAGTGACCTTTAACCATCATCATGACAGTAAATGAAATACTTCTTGATATACACCAATCAGCCACAATACTAAAACCAGCAGCCTGATATTGTTTAGGTCTATTTTGTGTCCCTAAAACAGACATGACCTGTCAGAGCATGGACACAGGTACAACACAGTGTCCTGTGGGTTGTGATGCGGGGATTCAACAGACAGCGCATTGGGGAGTTTTAAGGATGGGTTAGCGTTATCCTGGAAATACGGCTGCACTGCATCCTGGGTACGGCTGCATTGCAGCTACAGGAGCTGATCGAGCGTTTCAGAAGCAGCTTCCGGCTCAGTGTCGTTCAAAATAGTATCGTGTCCATTTTTGATGTAAGTTGTGTCAATTTCACAGAGTGAGTGATGAGGACAGGAAATCAGAGAATCCagtcaatttttaaaaagggacCCCGTGCGTACTGAAAACTTGGCTTCTGAAGTGCTCCCGCGCAAAAGATGGACGAAAACTTTGGAGATACATTACAGAAATGCTCCTGCTCTATTCCCAGTGTTAGTGTTAgtcttcttgtgttccttgagCCACTATTCTGCAGTTTTTGCCATATGGAAGGGCACGCCAATTTGCTGGGGGAGACTTTTGCTGTCCATTGCCTAGGGGGGGGCGTTGTGTCTGGTACGTGACAAAGTTTGGGTGGGTGGTATGCATACAAGTAAAATCCACATGAATACCAGGACCCAAGGTTATCCAACAGAAAATCGCACTGTAATGAGATGATCGATGATATTCACTTCATCTCTCATTGGTTTTAATTCTGTAGCTGATCAGTGTCTTAAGCCTTGACCATCAATGTCATGCTGTGAGTTTACCTGTAGAATTTAGCtcaagaaggaaaaactctgacATAATTCAAAACTCCAGACAAGTTTAACCTCTCATTTGCCTCACTATTATTCCTACCAAAGCCATGGAAAACTGGACTCTGTTTCAACACGCATTCACTGAAAAGCAGGGAAACACCTtgaataaacacagacagactaaCTCCCAGTGACACTGGGTCAAAGGCAACACTAATGAAAAGGAGGGCACAGCTGAGCGGTGATGGAAATGGAAACGGGCTGCACGTTATTATATCAACGCAGCTttctcacattcatacctacagcAAGATTAGAATCAGCAGTTAACCTCCTAACATGCACACCTTTTTATTATTGAGCCTATGGgttcaaatttattttattattggaaCAAATagagtgtgtgtctctctggTTGCTGAGGAGACCATTAGAAGGTATTGTATACCAGTTGTGCATTCAACTACACACCTCCCACAATGCACAACCACGGCGACCAGGTCGTACAACCTCTCAGGATTGGTGGCGTCCCCGGAGGTGTTGAAGAGGCGGAGTTCCAAGGGGAAGACTACGCGATAGGACAGCTTGGTGTAGCGTTGCAGCTGCTCCATGTATTTAAAGCGCTTCAGGTGCAGAGCCAGGATCATCGGCAGCTTCTTTACACGCATcctacatttaaaataacaattaGAGTGAAATGCTGGTAAAATGTCCAACcaaaccccccccaaaatcaTATTAATCATGAACCTTTAGACTGACCTCTTGTGTGCCTCCTGCTTGCTTCTACATTCTTCACAGTAGTATTTGTACTCACTGCACAGTGTCTCTGTATTACTAAAACCTCtaagaggaattaaaaagaaaaaaaatgatgattttaactccacatttaaaaatacaacacaatacAGGGTGTGACTTTCACTTCCAGTTAATAATAGACCTTTCTGCAGGAGGTATTCTGGTATGAAATGACGGGTAACAAAGGTGTTAATAACAACACAAGTTTGTCTTCTAAAGAATATGTCATTAGTTACAATTCATGCCAGAATGGCTGCTGTGAAAAGGACAGCAgcctttatatataaaatgcttGCATGTTCTTGATTCTAGGCTGTTCTCTtcagctggcttttttttttggtctaacCAACAGTCCAAAACCCCAAAGAAATGaagtgcaaaaagaaaacagacagcAAATGCTATCTTTTGAGAGGCTGGAACCATCAAATAGGTGTCATTTTTTCAAAATCATTGCAGGGAGCTGTTAATCCTGCTTCTTTAATGGCTGATGCAGCAGTGCTGTTTTACCTGAGGCAGTGTGTGATGGAGGTATTCTGTTCTACATCCACAGAGAGGTCCAGAAAATCCTCATCTTTGCTgcttatctgaaaaaaaaaaaaaaaagtcctgtaaAGGTTAGAATAACCTTTCTACAGTACATATTGAGGCTTTAGGTTTTATTTCCTTCAAACACTGCTTACCCATACACCcactcccacacacacccatTAAGCTCTATAGTGCAACTATATCCTTTTAAGTTTATTGAACAAATCTGTTAAAACAAGAGTCTTGTTAAGACCGCATGTGTGCAAATGAAGTGAAGCATCTCACCGTTTCACAGGTGAGGCAGCGCGTCTCATTGGTCAGAGTGCCTTGGAAGATTTCATGGACCCAGGTGGGAGCAGGTGTGgcgttgctgttgttgttctgGGAGTCCAATGTGCCGTTGGCAAGTCGGCCGTTTGTCTTTTcctgcttcctctcctcttgaAGCAGATCAGCAATGGTGTTGAGCAGGTAGTTCAGGAACTCGTGAGCATCCTGCTGCATGTAGTTGTCAAACAGTTCTGAGGAATAAAATAGCAACAGAAAGCAGCATTTTAGCTTTTCTACAAGTTCAGCAACAGCAACACGATGTCTTGCTGTCTCTGCAGGTTGGCAAAATGATGATTTCACACTCTGCTgtcttatttttattgcacCAATCTCCCAATGTGGATGATTTTCCCTCACCATTTTCCTTGCGTAGCCGTGTGATAAACTTCTTGGGTGGTATTACTCCCACTTTCCGCTTCTGGTTAGCAATGCTGTGGAACAGGTCAGCCAGGCAGGTGAGCAAGTTCTCCTTCCGTCGAGGCTGACTGCGGTACGCCAAGATCTTCTCCCGGAAAGGCCGGCAGAAGTACAGAGCCTGAAGCACTGAGTTGCAATAGCAAGTATTTCCAAACTACAAATAAGAGAAGAACCTGATGTGAGTAAACATCAAGTACAGATGCAACACTGTCTGTGATATCAATCACTTACATTAACCAGGCCAAAGTAGTGCTCATTGACCGGAAACTGCTCAGATCCAATCTCTTTCTCCAGAGCAGAGGCATTGGCGCCCTGTAAACATATATAGCAAGCAAAAAGACAAGCTGTAAGACCATTTTCTTCAACACTGCCCCTGAATCCTAATGCAACTTCTGCCTTAAATACCACAAGCTTCACATTTTCAAGGTCATGTTTGCcagtataaaagaaaaaaaaaaagtgaggtcTTAAAGCTCCAAGACTAGTCATGTCCCTGTTACATTTCTACTCTGGCCTCTTTTGCCAGAggcacattgttttttttttaacctgttctTGGACAAAAATCTACTCAGCCCATTaagattttaaaagcaaaactgaacaaaattgCATATGTCAGCACAGAAAACATTCAATCATAGAGGTTTCTTAAGTTTGCGATCACTTGGTAGCGGTATATATATCCCTTTGGTGTGATCCTACTCTATCCTTGTACCTCTAGCCGGGGTACAAGACTAGGACGCGCCGTGTAGACAGCAACAAACTGTGCAGAGTGAATCTGGACCTGGAATGGGTCCACAACTGCGCAGCTAATGTTAAATAATGTCGTCATTGCctgctttaataataataatatctggCAGATTCCCACCACAACTTGTCTTTTCTTGTCGTTGTTCCCCGTCAAATACTGCAGATATATGCTCGTAAGTCTCCCATTATCCAGCTGTGTTCCAGTTGTTGACAAGCAGAAACACTGGTTTAGCTTTAGTTACCTTCACGTTAGCTAGTTAGCTGTGaatcacagctgcagcaggtgcACTGTCACCAGGCAAGCTCTGAGAAATGTTGACCAAATAAGTCGTCAAGCTATAAGCAATAAAGCAGCCAGGAGTCCCGTATGCCCGTCAACAGCCGTTAACAAAAAAGCGGGGAGCGGAGAAGACGGTGGGTGGTTGCTTGCTTGGCTTGGCTATAGACGGAAAACTGCTTGGCTAGCACAGACAGCAGAATTAACCGCTTTCATTTGTAATTCCACGGCTTAAAACGCCAATAACAGCGGAGCCGCGGTTTCCGTACCACCCTATAGTCTGACTAATAACAGTATGAGACTGCCGCGCACTCACCATGGTACAAAAAGAGGCAAATTTGGAGACTGTCATTAGGATTTCCATTCGGCTAGCGCCATCTTCCACCACACCGCAGCGCGCTGACAAGACTGGGCTGACTCCCCTCGTGAGGGCAGGCGGGTGATTCTGCTGAGCTCGCGACGGAGCGTCCAATTGCTCAAGAACGCGAGAGCGTTCACCGTCGATTGCTTCCGTTTTCGCTTTAATCACGGAAGTGAGTCGCTTTCACACAGTGTATATAAAAGACGTTTTTGGCCATGAATGTGACATATTATTAACACGCTCCTAACCGGCTCACAGGGGCTTGTCCGGCGATTAAAAACCAATCAACGTCACGTGATGACTCGCTAAGGTCTGTGCCACTGAAAATTAAAGCCTTTGGCCATAGTCAAGTGTTGCGCATGCGTTCATTGAGTGAGTGCGTCCTACGCAACTGTTCTTTAAAAACAATCTCAATTTTCcgttttttaaaatattcattttaggACTGCCATTCtaggacaaaataaaataaaataactgcttaGCTGAGAATAGGTTAAGATGCATTTCTAAAGTTAAAGTCGTAATGCTTTGATATTATAAAGTCATAAATTTGCGAGAAAACGCAGTCTTTTTATGACAGATGGGTTAAACATGTGGCCAAGAGCTggccagacaaaaaaaaaaaaaaataatatatatatatatatatatgtatgtataaataaaataggacAAAGTCAcaaagttttttattttattaatttattttgcaaTTGTACATATTTATATCTTGAAGTTTGAGCCCAGATATCTgtgctgaccccccccccccccccccccccccccccccagtttacTACAACATTATTTCTTTATAATGAAGAAAAACCGAGACATTGCCCTTCTTTTTCTTAAGACAACTAAGGGATTACATGTGTAATTAGACGTCTTTATATTGAAGGAAAGAGAAGTAGTTTAAATTATGTATGCTATGTTAGTTTCACCACACTGGCCTGTTCTGTATGGCCCGCTATATAAATGCCACAAATGCCACCCATATCATAACAAAGATAGTCTGCTCCCTTTTGGGGTCACCACGGTGGATCATCTAGGATCCTCCTATGTCacaccctctgcatgtccttcactACGTCCATAGATCTTCTCTTCTTCATACTGCCTGGCAGCTCCTAATTTaacatatccactatccctctaacatgtccaaaccatctcagccttgcctctcaaAGTGATGTActaatttctaatcctgtccatactGGTCAGCCACAATgtaaatcttaacatcttcagttGTGCCAACTTCAGCTCGGCCTCCCGTCTTTTTCTCACTGCCACTATTTCTAaaccatacataccatacaagAAACTCAGAACCGACCCCTGATCTAACAAAGacagtgaaactaaaaaaataaaaggaaacgaGCAAACATCCAACTaagaaactaaactgaaatcaacaacaaaaaataacatggaaaatacacaacaaaagtAACTATAGTCACCACTGCGTGACTCCAAAAAGAACACTTCTGActacttctctttttttttttttccccaaaaatgtatttttcattcaGGCAAAGTCAAGGGCTGCCTGAATCAGCTTTCACAAGGCGGAGTTTGGGGTCTTTGCTCTCTCTTTCCGCCGTACCCGCCATCTTGTAGAGACCGGGGGTAAGATGTTCTCTCTTTAAAACTCGATTTTCTTCTGTATTATGGCCTCCTTCGCGCACAGTTGCACTTATATATCCACCGTAGTTATCCCCTTTACGCACCACGGGGTTGATAAAGGCTGGAAAGGCGTCCCGGGGAGATGTTTTCTCCCTTTATAGTGCCCCGGTCCGGTAGCGTGGCTTTCCATGTGGGCCTGCCAGGCAGAGGAGCATTTATTAGAAGCATTTTCTCCCTATTTGACACCCTGTTACACCTGTTGAAGGACAGAAAACGCcgatattttaattttatttaaaagcgtTTTTAAATGGCATGAGCGTACAATTTTAGTTACCGACCTAATTGTCCAAGCTAGGCTTTGCAATGCTATATTTCATATTGCGCCCCGGTTTCATTAGTAGCTTTGTGTGCTATTGCGTCTCTCTGTAACGTGAAAGATATACGGGGccgtattttttatttatcagcgGTTTGGGTAGGATGAGCTCATTCAGAAGGTTTTGGCCAGCTTACGATCTGCAGTCTTATTGTGTTTTGTCAGTGTGATGTCTCTGAACATCCACGTGTTTTTGTTATAATGCTGAAAACCATAGAAGCGTTTGCTGGTAATGACAGCTTGTCTGTAAGTTCTCATCATCTGATGCAACGAAATGTAAATAAACTCcaaacatactttttttttttttttttaaagcgctATATTGTTTACAGTAGTAAATAATGTTCACCCTCCATTATGACTAAtttaagtgcctttttttttactctcagTAATCAGGCATCATGACGAACACCAGAGGCAAGAGGAGGGGGACCAGGTACATGTTCAGCAGGCCTTTCCGCAAGCATGGTGAGTCCAAGTTTAAATTGTAGCTACACTGCCTGTTTTACCAGTTTGTGTAAAGTCCATAACTTCTTTCTGTGCTTCACAGGCCCAATCCCCTTGTCCACTTACATGCGTATCTACAAGAAGGGAGACATTGTTGACATCAAGGTAAGCAATGGCAAAGCTTGTGTGCTGGATTGAATCACTTCATTAGACTACATGCCATATCATCCCTTTGTGcagaactctttttttttttttttttttgtctctaatCCACAATATTGGTGAATTCTTAAAGTCACAATATAGCTGGAGCTTTCACAAAGGAACCATAGCCAGTGTTAGAACAATCATGTCTGGTGGGTCCCTAGCTGCCCTTTAATGCATGTAGCACAAAACAGGAGATTGGTTCAGATGTATTCTCACTACTGAAAgtgctctttgtgttttattctcaCATTATGAGTGCAGTGAACATCACACAGACAgatttatacagcaccagtcaaaggATTGGACACACTTAAAGGCATGAAAGTTACTCAATAACCTAGAcaggtttcattaaaaaaaaaacacacacaaatgtacaaaataaaagtttctctATTGTGCACAatggaaaatgaagccagtaTGCTAATTTCTTTTATAAAGTATTTTAGAAAATTAAAAGTTTGTTCGGAACGAGCAAAATTCACGAGAGCGTCAATGATGTTTGGAAGTGAGAATGTGAAATTGCTAGTCATCCTGGTCATGCTTTGGGTGTCTTTTTAGAGGTGCGTTTGTGGTTTTAGTTTTCCTCACACTGGGCTGAGATGATGTATCCCAAATAATTTTGAAGTAAAGTAAGCTAGGAACAAAATACATATTTGGGCACAATTTTCTCCTTCAGTATGGAGAAGAAAGCTCAACTTAATAGGTCACTGAATCACTCAGTTGATCtattgctgtgattttttttattttaattattgttttatctggaaaaacaggaaaagtgcTCCTATGACCAACCAAGTGTTCCTAATTCAAGTCATACCTGATTTCTTGGACTTGAACagaattatataaatatatatgtggcCTTTTTGCCATTATTGGATAGTGCTACAATGAAGTGTAGACTGGAAAGTGGGGGGTGCAACAAAGGAGCATGGGTCAGACTCAAACCTGGGCCGCTGACTTTCAGCTCTAAGGCAAATGGTCGCCTGTTGACGCTGTAAGGTAATCTGGTGCCCGAACAGAATATTTTTACATGCACAAAAAGGAGCACATGCTGAGCAGTTACACCCAATGAGAAATGATCGTAAAAAGTCTTATTTGAAGAATTGTAATCCCTAATTTGGTGCTTTAGTTTTGCTTAC from Archocentrus centrarchus isolate MPI-CPG fArcCen1 chromosome 20, fArcCen1, whole genome shotgun sequence encodes the following:
- the usp12a gene encoding ubiquitin carboxyl-terminal hydrolase 12A isoform X1, whose product is MEILMTVSKFASFCTMGANASALEKEIGSEQFPVNEHYFGLVNFGNTCYCNSVLQALYFCRPFREKILAYRSQPRRKENLLTCLADLFHSIANQKRKVGVIPPKKFITRLRKENELFDNYMQQDAHEFLNYLLNTIADLLQEERKQEKTNGRLANGTLDSQNNNSNATPAPTWVHEIFQGTLTNETRCLTCETISSKDEDFLDLSVDVEQNTSITHCLRGFSNTETLCSEYKYYCEECRSKQEAHKRMRVKKLPMILALHLKRFKYMEQLQRYTKLSYRVVFPLELRLFNTSGDATNPERLYDLVAVVVHCGSGPNRGHYIAIVKSHDFWLLFDDDIVEKIDAQAIEEFYGLTSEISKNSESGYILFYQSRD
- the usp12a gene encoding ubiquitin carboxyl-terminal hydrolase 12A isoform X2; this encodes MGANASALEKEIGSEQFPVNEHYFGLVNFGNTCYCNSVLQALYFCRPFREKILAYRSQPRRKENLLTCLADLFHSIANQKRKVGVIPPKKFITRLRKENELFDNYMQQDAHEFLNYLLNTIADLLQEERKQEKTNGRLANGTLDSQNNNSNATPAPTWVHEIFQGTLTNETRCLTCETISSKDEDFLDLSVDVEQNTSITHCLRGFSNTETLCSEYKYYCEECRSKQEAHKRMRVKKLPMILALHLKRFKYMEQLQRYTKLSYRVVFPLELRLFNTSGDATNPERLYDLVAVVVHCGSGPNRGHYIAIVKSHDFWLLFDDDIVEKIDAQAIEEFYGLTSEISKNSESGYILFYQSRD